In Parabacteroides timonensis, the genomic stretch CGATCCTAAAAATTCTCTAAAATTGTAACTCACTTAAAGAATTAGTAAACAAAGGTATGAAAAAAATGAAGACGATTAGTCCCAAAATGACTAATTATTTAAAATGTTTTTGTTTATCCGCATGTTTTATTTCTATTTCTGTTAACCATTTATCAGCTTTACCTATCCCTGCCCAGCAAGAAAGGTTAAGTATCCACATGCAGGATAAAACGTTGGAAGATGTATTTACATTTATTGAAAATCACAGCGATTATGTATTTATCTATCACGCTTCCAAAATAGATTTAAATCATAAAGTGAATGTAGATATCAAAGATCAACCGATCAAAGATATTCTGAAAGATGTATTTAAAGAGACAGGATTGACTTATGTCGTGAAAGGACGACAGATCGTTGTCAAAAAAGAGGAGGTATCCCAGGCTCCTGTTGTTCAGAATGTTTCTGTTCCCCAGCAGCAAAAAGGAATGATTGTTTCCGGGAATATTAAGGATGATACCGGTTTTCCTTTGATTGGGGTGAATGTCGTAGTCAAAGGTTCTAACCAGGGAGTCATAACGGATGTTGATGGAAACTTTACAATGGAGAACATTCCCTCTTCTGCCATATTGCGATTTTCCTATATTGGATATCAGCCGGTGGAAGTGAAGGCCCAGGAATCTATTGTATTGGTGATGCATGAAGATAATGAAAAACTGGAAGAGGTGGTTGTTGTCGGTTATGGAACACAGAAAAAGGTAAACCTGACGGGGGCTATTGAAGTGGTGGATGGAGATAGATTGAAAAACCGCCCGTCGACGAATGTTTCGCAAGTATTGCAAGGAACCGTTTCCGGCATGAACTTCTCTTATGGGAACGCCGGTTCCGAGCCGGGAGCTAAACTGAATCTTCAGATTCGTGGACAAGGAGAACCCTACGTACTTATCGATGGAACAGTGGGAGACTTGAATATGATAGACCCCAATGATATCGAGAATATTTCTGTATTAAAGGATGCTGCTGCCTCTGCAATTTATGGAGCACGTGCTCCGTATGGTGTTGTCATTATAACTACGAAGTCTGGAAAGCGCGAGGAAAAGATACAGGTAGACTTTTCTGCCAATGTTGCTTTTACGAAGCCGATCCGTAAACCACGCATGGTTGATTCTTATACATTTGTACGGGCTATGAATGAGTTCCATGACAATCAGGGGGAATCTCGTTTATTTGCAGAAGAGACGATAGACCGGATTATCGCTTACATTAATAATCCATCTTTACCTGAGACGGTGCCTGATGCGACAAACCCGAATCAATGGGCCACTTATTTATTGGCAAATGGTAATAATGACTGGATCGATGTACATTTCGGTTCCGGTGTTCGTAATCAGGAAAACGTGTCTATCAAAGGAGGTGGAAAAGATATAGCCTTCTTCCTTTCTGCCGGACATGCTTATGAGAAAGGTATTCTTAATTTTGGAAAAGATACTTACCGACGGATCAACTTCAATGCCAAATTGGACCTGAATTTAACCAAATGGTGGAAAATGTCGTCCAATACACGTCTCGTTCAGTCTACCCGGGAGAATCCGAACTACGATGATGAAGGTGATTATGATATGATGATCCATCAGATTTTCCGTACTCAACCGAATCAATTTTTGAAATCTCCTAACGGTTATTATTCCCGTTTGTCAAGAATACCTATGATTGAAGCCGGATCGGATAAAACCATAACAAGAGGAATACTACAACGTTTTGCAACAGAAATTACTCCGTTGAAGAACTGGACGATCAGTGCCGATTATTCGATAGATTTCCCTTATACCAGTTTTGTCTCCAACAATCTTACAGCTTATGAAGACTTGGTAGACGGATCGTTATCTGCTATCCCGACGACGGTTCCTTCGTATGTAAATAAGTATAAATCACATACTTCTTACAATTCGTTGAATGTCTATACATCTTATAAATTTGATCTGAAAGATAAACACCATTTTGCTGCTATGCTGGGATTCCAGCAGGAATCAAACTCTTATGATTATCTGAGTGGACTGAAAAAAGAACTCATTACACCGGAAGTCCCTTCTATTTCAACATCTACCGGCGAGATGCAAACGACGGACGATTTGACACATTGGTCTACTCAGGGATATTTTGCCCGTCTGAATTATGATTATATGGGTAAGTATCTGGTGGAAGTGAATGCCCGTTACGATGGTACTTCGAAGTTTACAAAAGATCATAGGTGGGGTTTATTCCCTTCTTTCTCTTTGGGTTGGAATATTTCTCATGAGAAATTCTGGGAACCGATTTCCCCTTATGTAAATACATTGAAGTTAAGAACATCATGGGGTAGTTTGGGGAATCAAAATGTGGATGCTTATCAGGATTTACCTTTGTTAGGTACGAAAATGAATTTGGAATGGATTTTAAACGGGAAACGTCCGGCTTATACTACTGCTCCGAACTTAATTAATCCGGTGTTGACGTGGGAATCATCGAAAACGGTAGATGTGGGTGCTGACTTGGGATTCTTTAATAACAGATTGCAGA encodes the following:
- a CDS encoding TonB-dependent receptor — encoded protein: MKTISPKMTNYLKCFCLSACFISISVNHLSALPIPAQQERLSIHMQDKTLEDVFTFIENHSDYVFIYHASKIDLNHKVNVDIKDQPIKDILKDVFKETGLTYVVKGRQIVVKKEEVSQAPVVQNVSVPQQQKGMIVSGNIKDDTGFPLIGVNVVVKGSNQGVITDVDGNFTMENIPSSAILRFSYIGYQPVEVKAQESIVLVMHEDNEKLEEVVVVGYGTQKKVNLTGAIEVVDGDRLKNRPSTNVSQVLQGTVSGMNFSYGNAGSEPGAKLNLQIRGQGEPYVLIDGTVGDLNMIDPNDIENISVLKDAAASAIYGARAPYGVVIITTKSGKREEKIQVDFSANVAFTKPIRKPRMVDSYTFVRAMNEFHDNQGESRLFAEETIDRIIAYINNPSLPETVPDATNPNQWATYLLANGNNDWIDVHFGSGVRNQENVSIKGGGKDIAFFLSAGHAYEKGILNFGKDTYRRINFNAKLDLNLTKWWKMSSNTRLVQSTRENPNYDDEGDYDMMIHQIFRTQPNQFLKSPNGYYSRLSRIPMIEAGSDKTITRGILQRFATEITPLKNWTISADYSIDFPYTSFVSNNLTAYEDLVDGSLSAIPTTVPSYVNKYKSHTSYNSLNVYTSYKFDLKDKHHFAAMLGFQQESNSYDYLSGLKKELITPEVPSISTSTGEMQTTDDLTHWSTQGYFARLNYDYMGKYLVEVNARYDGTSKFTKDHRWGLFPSFSLGWNISHEKFWEPISPYVNTLKLRTSWGSLGNQNVDAYQDLPLLGTKMNLEWILNGKRPAYTTAPNLINPVLTWESSKTVDVGADLGFFNNRLQITADYYQRLTFDRLGPAQALPAVLGADIPKVNNSELRTRGWDLSLTWRDKINNDFSYSVTAMVFDYKSVVTKYNNPTGILTTDYEGKTIGEIWGYETVGLIQTQEEADQINQSKSQNFINAQIWRTGDVVYRDLNGDGKINNGKNTVSDHGDLRIIGNDTPRYQFGITLSADYKGFDLMAFFQGTAKRDLWLTGNMFWGFNNWNQTTLFPHHLDYYRDAEGTTYSGLGVNTDAYYPRPYSQSSLYKKNQQVQTRYLQNGAYLRLKNLQLGYSIPQPVLRKVGLQKARIYCSAENVFTLTNLPIGFDPETANLGKYGNGKSMFSLAVLSFGLNVSF